The Pyrenophora tritici-repentis strain M4 chromosome 3, whole genome shotgun sequence genome has a window encoding:
- a CDS encoding BetA, Choline dehydrogenase and related flavoprotein encodes MHLSKLVLIPSVLALPLLDSILDPILDSVWTSLGGLTQTSLGSLTGKLGAKQSYDYVVVGGGTGGNTIAYRLAEAGFTVAVVEAGGSYELGKPIVGPAPLGDIIGVGSNPADSIPTVDYGLRTVPQAGAGGREMHYAQGKCLGGSSGLNFMIHHRPNRGALDAWAKAVGDESYSFDQFLPYFKKSFTFTPPNTKTRLANATTAYVEDDFSESSNAPIQVTYPNWTPVWSTWAAKGFEALGLKLTDKFNQGVLNGYHYAQTTIEPQGQVRSSSAEFFYAARDAKMSKLTVYLGSRVNKVLFDGDKTATGVEVAAAGLLKYTITAKKEVILSAGAVHTPQLLMLSGIGPAKHLTEYGIDVLADRPGVGQNMTDHALFGPTYEMKFDTLNKVIGDPITLAASIAKYTLSRTGPLTTNVAEFLAWERMPSSANLSQSTWDQLLQYPDDWPHIEYFPAAAHIGRFNIPWLDQPKDGKMYASILAALAAPLSRGNIMLASASPADSPLLNPNWLTHPGDVEVAVAMYRRTRSVFNTEAIRSVRASDAEFWPGLDVETDEQILRNIRTSVMAVMHASCTARMGRIDDPTAVVDNKARVIGVKGLRVMDASSLALLPPGHPQALIYALAEKIADEIIKAT; translated from the coding sequence CTGGTTCTAATTCCTTCCGTTCTCGCGTTACCACTACTGGATTCGATATTGGACCCCATCCTTGACAGCGTATGGACCTCTCTAGGCGGTCTCACCCAGACGTCTCTAGGAAGTCTCACAGGCAAGCTCGGTGCTAAGCAGTCTTATGACTATGTGGTAGTTGGCGGTGGCACAGGCGGCAACACCATTGCCTACCGTCTAGCTGAAGCTGGCTTTACAGTCGCAGTCGTCGAGGCCGGAGGGTCATACGAGTTAGGCAAGCCTATCGTCGGTCCTGCACCCCTAGGTGACATTATCGGTGTAGGGTCAAACCCCGCTGACAGCATCCCAACCGTTGACTATGGCTTGAGGACAGTCCCGCAAGCTGGTGCAGGGGGTCGCGAGATGCATTATGCGCAAGGCAAGTGCCTTGGCGGATCTTCTGGCCTGAACTTCATGATCCATCACCGCCCAAACCGAGGGGCTCTGGATGCCTGGGCAAAGGCCGTTGGAGACGAAAGCTACTCGTTCGACCAGTTTCTGCCATACTTCAAGAAAAGCTTTACGTTCACCCCGCCGAACACAAAGACACGCCTTGCCAATGCGACAACAGCCTACGTGGAGGATGACTTTAGCGAATCTTCAAATGCGCCAATCCAGGTGACCTACCCTAACTGGACACCCGTGTGGTCGACTTGGGCCGCCAAGGGCTTCGAGGCACTCGGGTTGAAATTGACGGACAAGTTTAACCAAGGCGTCCTGAACGGATATCATTACGCGCAAACCACAATAGAGCCGCAAGGCCAGGTCCGGTCCAGCTCGGCTGAATTCTTCTATGCGGCAAGAGACGCGAAAATGAGCAAGCTCACTGTATATCTGGGATCACGAGTCAACAAGGTACTTTTCGATGGGGACAAAACGGCCACAGGCGTTGAAGTCGCCGCGGCAGGACTGCTGAAATACACCATCACTGCCAAGAAGGAGGTAATCCTGTCGGCCGGTGCCGTACACACGCCGCAGCTACTCATGCTGTCTGGCATCGGTCCCGCGAAACACCTTACTGAATATGGTATCGACGTACTAGCGGACCGCCCCGGTGTAGGGCAGAACATGACGGACCATGCCCTTTTTGGACCGACGTACGAAATGAAGTTCGACACCCTGAACAAGGTAATCGGCGACCCTATCACCCTTGCCGCATCCATCGCCAAATATACCCTATCGCGTACTGGGCCGTTGACGACCAACGTCGCCGAGTTCCTAGCATGGGAGCGCATGCCCAGCAGTGCAAATCTGAGCCAATCAACCTGGGACCAGCTACTCCAGTATCCAGACGACTGGCCTCATATCGAGTATTTTCCGGCTGCGGCCCATATTGGCCGTTTCAATATTCCTTGGCTTGACCAGCCAAAGGACGGAAAGATGTACGCGTCTATTCTCGCTGCGTTAGCCGCACCACTATCCCGAGGCAATATCATGCTTGCCAGTGCCTCTCCCGCAGACAGTCCATTGCTCAATCCGAATTGGCTGACCCACCCGGGCGATGTCGAGGTCGCTGTGGCCATGTACAGGCGCACGCGCAGTGTGTTCAACACAGAGGCGATCCGAAGCGTCCGCGCGAGTGATGCCGAGTTCTGGCCGGGCTTGGATGTGGAGACGGACGAGCAGATCCTGCGCAATATTCGAACGAGCGTAATGGCAGTCATGCACGCGTCATGCACTGCGCGGATGGGACGTATCGATGACCCGACCGCTGTGGTAGATAACAAGGCGAGAGTGATCGGAGTCAAGGGTTTGAGGGTTATGGATGCCAGTTCACTTGCGCTTCTGCCCCCTGGGCATCCTCAGGCGTTGATCTACGCCTTGGCTGAGAAGATTGCAGATGAAATCATCAAGGCTACGTAG